One genomic region from Streptomyces sp. NBC_00457 encodes:
- a CDS encoding helix-turn-helix transcriptional regulator: MLETSARLLRLLSLLQAHREWSGADLAERLGVTPRTVRRDVDRLRELGYPVNASPGTGGGYQLGAGAELPPLLLDDDEAVAVAVGLRTAAGQGIEGIGETSVRALAKLEQVLPSRLRHRVGALNAFTVPMLRGPQPSAVDPTVLTELAHLCRDAERLRFEYRTHEGAVTRRTVEPHRLVCTERRWYLVAWDLDRDDWRTFRVDRITPKPPHGPRFTPREPPADDLAAYVSQGVSTRAYASHAVIRLLVPLAEAAERISPSAGVLEPEGENSCVLRTGAASLDVMVIHVMLMGFEFEVLEPVELTDTIRIARDRLSRALERAPRTRDGAGRTPGTRSGSGAAR, from the coding sequence ATGTTGGAGACCTCGGCACGACTGCTGCGCCTGCTCTCGCTCCTCCAGGCCCACCGCGAATGGTCCGGCGCCGACCTGGCCGAGCGGCTCGGTGTCACGCCGCGCACGGTGCGCCGGGACGTGGACCGGCTGCGCGAGCTGGGATATCCCGTCAACGCCAGCCCCGGCACGGGCGGCGGCTATCAGCTGGGCGCGGGCGCCGAGCTGCCGCCGCTGCTCCTGGACGACGACGAGGCGGTGGCGGTCGCCGTCGGGCTGCGCACGGCCGCCGGGCAGGGCATCGAGGGCATCGGCGAGACCTCCGTACGGGCCCTCGCCAAACTCGAACAGGTCCTGCCTAGCCGGCTGCGCCACCGCGTGGGCGCCCTGAACGCGTTCACCGTGCCGATGCTGCGCGGCCCCCAGCCCTCCGCCGTCGACCCGACCGTCCTGACCGAGCTGGCCCATCTGTGCCGGGACGCCGAGCGGCTGCGCTTCGAGTACCGCACGCACGAGGGAGCCGTGACCCGCCGTACCGTCGAACCGCACCGCCTGGTGTGCACCGAGCGCCGCTGGTACCTGGTCGCCTGGGACCTGGACCGCGACGACTGGCGTACGTTCCGCGTCGACCGCATCACCCCGAAGCCGCCGCACGGCCCGCGGTTCACCCCGCGTGAGCCGCCCGCCGACGACCTCGCCGCGTATGTCTCGCAAGGGGTCTCCACGCGCGCGTACGCCTCGCACGCCGTCATCCGGCTGCTGGTGCCGCTGGCGGAGGCGGCCGAGAGGATCTCGCCGTCGGCCGGGGTGCTGGAGCCCGAGGGGGAGAACAGCTGTGTCCTGCGCACCGGGGCCGCGAGTCTCGACGTGATGGTCATTCACGTGATGCTGATGGGCTTCGAATTCGAGGTGCTGGAGCCTGTCGAGCTCACCGACACGATCAGGATCGCTCGGGACCGGCTGTCTCGCGCTCTGGAGCGAGCTCCGCGTACTCGGGATGGTGCAGGTCGAACGCCGGGGACTCGGAGCGGATCCGGGGCAGCGCGGTGA
- the ctaD gene encoding aa3-type cytochrome oxidase subunit I, which translates to MGTETVQTAMRPTRKRPQGRVVVDWLTTTDHKKIGHLYLITSFAFFLVGGLMALIMRAELARPGLQLIDNQQFNQLFTMHGTIMLLLFATPTFAGFANELMPLQIGAPDVAFPRLNMLSYWLFLFGGLIVLGSLLVPSGPAAFGWFAYAPLNSAERSPGVGPDLWIMGLALAGFGTILGAVNFITTIIGMRVPGMTMFRMPIFVWNTLFTSILILMAFPVLAAALLCLEADRRFGSQIFTAANGGALLWQHLFWFFGHPEVYIIALPFFGIITEIIPVFSRKPIFGYLTLIGATMAITGLSVVVWAHHMFATGAVLLPFFSFMSFLIAVPTGVKFFNWTGTMIKGSLSFETPMLWSVGFLVTFLFGGLTGVILASPPMDFHVTDTYFVVAHFHYVVFGTVVFAIFAGFYFWWPKFTGKMLDERLGKIHFWTLFIGFHTTFLVMHWLGAEGMPRRYSDYLAADGFTALNTVSTIGSFLLGLSTLPFLYNVWKTAKYGVKVEVDDPWGYGRSLEWATSCPPPRHNFTALPRIRSESPAFDLHHPEYAELAPERETAGPERS; encoded by the coding sequence ATGGGGACCGAGACCGTGCAGACGGCGATGCGGCCCACGCGGAAGAGGCCGCAGGGACGGGTGGTCGTCGACTGGCTGACGACCACCGACCACAAGAAGATCGGCCATCTCTACCTGATCACGTCGTTCGCCTTCTTCCTCGTCGGCGGCCTGATGGCGCTGATCATGCGCGCCGAACTCGCCCGGCCGGGGCTGCAGCTGATCGACAACCAGCAGTTCAACCAGCTGTTCACGATGCACGGCACGATCATGCTGCTGCTGTTCGCGACGCCGACCTTCGCGGGTTTCGCCAACGAGCTGATGCCGCTGCAGATCGGCGCCCCCGACGTCGCCTTCCCACGCCTGAACATGCTGTCGTACTGGCTGTTCCTGTTCGGTGGCCTGATCGTGCTGGGCTCGCTGCTGGTGCCTTCGGGGCCCGCGGCCTTCGGCTGGTTCGCCTACGCGCCGCTGAACAGCGCGGAACGCTCGCCGGGCGTCGGACCCGACCTGTGGATCATGGGGCTCGCACTGGCCGGCTTCGGCACCATCCTCGGCGCGGTCAACTTCATCACCACCATCATCGGGATGCGCGTCCCCGGCATGACGATGTTCCGGATGCCGATCTTCGTGTGGAACACGCTGTTCACGTCGATCCTGATCCTGATGGCGTTCCCGGTGCTGGCCGCGGCGCTGCTCTGTCTGGAGGCGGACCGGCGGTTCGGCTCGCAGATCTTCACGGCGGCGAACGGCGGCGCACTGCTGTGGCAGCACCTGTTCTGGTTCTTCGGCCATCCCGAGGTGTACATCATCGCGCTGCCGTTCTTCGGCATCATCACGGAGATCATTCCGGTCTTCAGCCGGAAGCCGATCTTCGGCTATCTGACGCTGATCGGCGCGACGATGGCGATCACCGGTCTGTCGGTGGTGGTGTGGGCGCACCACATGTTCGCGACGGGCGCGGTGCTGCTGCCTTTCTTCTCCTTCATGAGCTTCCTGATCGCGGTGCCGACGGGCGTGAAGTTCTTCAACTGGACCGGGACCATGATCAAGGGCTCCCTGTCGTTCGAGACGCCGATGCTGTGGTCGGTGGGGTTCCTGGTGACGTTCCTCTTCGGCGGTCTGACCGGCGTGATCCTCGCCTCGCCGCCGATGGACTTCCACGTCACGGACACCTACTTCGTGGTCGCGCACTTCCACTACGTCGTGTTCGGCACGGTCGTCTTCGCGATCTTCGCCGGCTTCTACTTCTGGTGGCCGAAGTTCACCGGGAAGATGCTCGACGAGCGGCTCGGCAAGATCCACTTCTGGACGCTGTTCATCGGCTTCCACACCACGTTCCTGGTGATGCACTGGCTGGGCGCCGAGGGCATGCCGCGCCGCTACTCGGACTATCTCGCCGCCGACGGCTTCACGGCGCTCAACACCGTCTCGACGATCGGCTCGTTCCTCCTCGGCCTGTCGACGCTGCCGTTCCTCTACAACGTCTGGAAGACCGCCAAGTACGGCGTGAAGGTCGAGGTCGACGACCCCTGGGGCTACGGCCGCTCCCTGGAGTGGGCGACCTCCTGCCCACCGCCCCGGCACAACTTCACCGCGCTGCCCCGGATCCGCTCCGAGTCCCCGGCGTTCGACCTGCACCATCCCGAGTACGCGGAGCTCGCTCCAGAGCGCGAGACAGCCGGTCCCGAGCGATCCTGA
- a CDS encoding I78 family peptidase inhibitor: MAPIPKPPAEPQDSPDSYVGLDAGAAEQRARDRGWSTVRSLPPGAIITMEYRVGRLNFEVKDGLVARAWKG, encoded by the coding sequence ATGGCACCCATTCCGAAACCCCCCGCCGAACCTCAGGACAGCCCGGATTCGTATGTGGGCCTTGATGCCGGAGCGGCCGAGCAACGCGCGCGTGACCGGGGCTGGTCGACCGTGCGGTCCCTGCCGCCGGGCGCGATCATCACCATGGAGTACCGCGTGGGACGGCTGAACTTCGAGGTCAAGGACGGCCTGGTGGCGCGGGCCTGGAAGGGCTGA
- a CDS encoding phosphatase PAP2 family protein, which yields MRTEPKPSRLDRIFARLDREPERPVLDVPRMTRHRVVLFGATLAFYLTIVLAVVLTSWLVRFDWQAMLFRPYQQWPEIHAFLDYWVVLGQRGPTAVMVTAWLGWRSWRQHTLRPLLAFGAAVLLLNITVAVVKYGLGRSGPHYATDIGSNEMWNWFQAGSDIFPSGHTANAVVTWGILSYLAATPQARRWLSALSAVVSLSVGLTTVYLGTHWLSDVLLGWAAGLLILLALPWFEPLVARAEAEIFDLRDRWRARRAAPATIPASPVEVPVALKPRTSAQEEPTAPEPVSTAPSSVSTVSTAPEPVCTAQEPVSAAQDPVSTAHTPKALYLAPGPHTARSDRTPVTPVGSRRPPQADRVTRGTTTSAHPIAGG from the coding sequence GTGCGTACCGAACCAAAGCCGAGCCGGCTCGACCGGATCTTCGCCCGGCTGGACCGTGAACCGGAGCGGCCCGTCCTAGACGTGCCCCGGATGACGCGGCACCGGGTGGTCCTTTTCGGCGCGACGCTCGCCTTCTACCTCACGATCGTTCTGGCGGTCGTGCTGACCTCTTGGCTGGTCCGGTTCGACTGGCAGGCGATGCTCTTCCGGCCGTACCAGCAATGGCCGGAGATCCACGCCTTCCTGGACTACTGGGTGGTCCTCGGCCAGCGCGGCCCGACCGCGGTGATGGTCACGGCCTGGCTGGGCTGGCGCTCCTGGCGGCAGCACACGCTGCGCCCGCTGCTGGCCTTCGGCGCGGCCGTGCTGCTGCTGAACATCACGGTGGCCGTGGTGAAGTACGGCCTGGGCCGCTCCGGTCCGCACTACGCGACCGACATCGGCTCCAACGAGATGTGGAACTGGTTTCAGGCCGGCAGCGACATATTTCCTTCGGGACACACCGCGAACGCCGTGGTGACCTGGGGCATCCTCTCCTACCTCGCCGCCACACCGCAGGCCCGGCGCTGGCTGTCGGCCCTGTCGGCCGTGGTGTCGCTCAGCGTCGGCCTGACCACCGTGTACCTGGGTACGCACTGGCTGAGCGATGTGCTGCTCGGCTGGGCCGCGGGTCTGCTGATCCTGCTGGCACTGCCGTGGTTCGAGCCGCTGGTCGCCCGCGCCGAGGCCGAGATCTTCGACCTGCGCGACCGCTGGCGCGCCCGCCGCGCCGCCCCGGCGACGATCCCGGCGAGCCCGGTCGAGGTGCCGGTGGCGCTCAAGCCGCGTACGTCCGCCCAGGAGGAGCCCACCGCGCCGGAGCCGGTGTCCACGGCCCCGTCGTCGGTGTCCACTGTCTCGACGGCGCCCGAGCCGGTCTGCACGGCGCAGGAGCCGGTCTCCGCGGCGCAGGACCCCGTCTCCACGGCCCACACGCCCAAGGCGCTCTATCTGGCGCCGGGCCCGCACACGGCCCGCTCGGACCGCACGCCGGTCACTCCGGTCGGCAGCCGCCGCCCGCCGCAGGCGGACCGCGTCACCCGCGGCACAACCACCTCGGCCCACCCCATCGCGGGCGGCTGA